One window of the Eucalyptus grandis isolate ANBG69807.140 chromosome 8, ASM1654582v1, whole genome shotgun sequence genome contains the following:
- the LOC104415999 gene encoding lipase-like PAD4 isoform X2, with product MDAEASSFETSEMLGTFLTSTPLPKEAWRVCSTATAMGCGAFVVEQVRGVGYVALSGIQEMLLLGSDPNYGMLAPLDEAGHGLFALLKCRYDGEEPVMVHSGVLHLFLHYHSRPDFLSQIHSLLLETKSIVITGHSLGGSVAFLIALLLLSQLKSIFRPHLVLCIGFGSPFLGNESLSRAILRERWAGKLLQCRVDARYNA from the exons ATGGACGCCGAAGCTTCATC ATTCGAGACCAGCGAGATGTTGGGGACTTTCCTGACATCGACCCCACTGCCAAAGGAGGCGTGGAGGGTATGCAGCACCGCGACCGCGATGGGGTGTGGTGCCTTTGTGGTGGAGCAAGTCCGGGGCGTGGGGTATGTGGCGCTCTCGGGCATCCAAGAGATGCTGCTGCTCGGTTCGGATCCGAACTATGGCATGCTGGCGCCCTTGGATGAGGCAGGCCACGGACTGTTTGCGCTGTTGAAATGCCGTTATGACGGCGAGGAGCCGGTCATGGTCCACTCGGGAGTGCTTCACCTATTTCTTCATTATCACTCGCGCCCTGATTTTCTAAGCCAG ATTCATAGCTTGTTGCTTGAAACCAAGTCAATAGTGATCACAGGCCACTCCTTAGGAGGATCAGTTGCGTTCCTAATAGCTCTTTTGCTCCTCTCCCAACTCAAATCCATCTTCCGCCCCCACTTGGTCCTATGCATTGGTTTCGGCTCTCCTTTCCTTGGCAACGAGTCGCTTTCCCGAGCCATCCTTCGTGAAAGATGGGCTGGCAAGCTTCTACAATGTCGTGTTGATGCACGATATAATGCCTAG
- the LOC104415999 gene encoding lipase-like PAD4 isoform X1, whose translation MHDIMPRLSLHQSLVSTPQWQALINFWYTSMMLPNSMNFANLQLTEEDKAWLFSFVAAEMEHLARAGEGSGGRLFWPFGNYLFCSDESAICLDNTISINKMMHLMLKTDSLNCIIEEHLKYGWYVERLTRQSLIRSFMEGDLSKSSYEASLSMALNSLGTHQQVFIVAKDYLTMARRIGRAPNLNAANLAIRLSKITPYRAEIEWYKACCDKSDEQRGYYDSFKQRGASKRESKINMNRFKLAAFWDDVIHMLDTKVLPHDLHKREKWVYASYSYMLLVEPLDIAEYYRSGMHLEKGHYISNGRARRYEIFDQWWIEGIYAKKLGNMRTRYANLTHDTCFWARVEEAKEWLDKIRNESDLTYLARLNEFESYAMKLVVGKKVSADVMAKNSTFSLWLKEWRALNNKFIP comes from the exons ATGCACGATATAATGCCTAGGTTATCTCTCCACCAATCACTTGTTTCGACTCCCCAGTGGCAGGCCCTTATAAATTTCTGGTACACATCTATGATGTTACCGAACTCTATGAATTTTGCTAACCTCCAATTAACTGAAGAAGACAAAGCTTGGTTATTTTCCTTCGTTGCTGCTGAGATGGAGCACCTAGCTCGGGCAGGGGAAGGCTCGGGAGGGAGGTTATTTTGGCCATTTGGGAATTATTTGTTTTGTTCAGACGAGAGTGCGATTTGTTTGGACAACACCATATCGATCAACAAGATGATGCATTTAATGCTAAAGACAGACTCTTTGAATTGTATCATTGAGGAGCACCTTAAATATGGGTGGTATGTTGAAAGATTGACTCGTCAGTCTTTGATCAGAAGCTTCATGGAAGGAGATCTCTCTAAATCAAGCTATGAAGCAAGTCTTTCAATGGCTTTGAACTCCTTGGGGACTCATCAACAG GTCTTCATTGTGGCAAAAGATTACTTGACTATGGCAAGGCGAATAGGGCGTGCGCCAAACCTAAATGCTGCTAATTTGGCCATTAGGCTATCCAAAATCACTCCTTATAGGGCAGAGATAGAGTGGTATAAAGCTTGTTGTGATAAGTCCGACGAGCAAAGAGGATACTATGATTCTTTTAAGCAGAGGGGGGCCTCAAAGAGAGAGTCCAAGATAAACATGAATCGGTTCAAGCTTGCGGCCTTTTGGGACGATGTCATACACATGTTAGACACAAAGGTGCTGCCACATGATTTgcacaaaagggaaaaatgggTATACGCGTCGTACTCCTACATGCTTCTTGTGGAGCCATTGGACATCGCAGAGTATTATCGATCGGGGATGCACCTTGAGAAAGGCCACTACATAAGCAATGGAAGAGCGAGGAGGTACGAAATTTTCGATCAATGGTGGATTGAGGGAATTTATGCTAAGAAATTGGGCAATATGAGGACTAGGTATGCAAACTTGACCCATGACACTTGCTTTTGGGCAAGGGTGGAGGAAGCAAAGGAGTGGCTCGATAAAATCAGGAATGAAAGTGACCTAACATACCTAGCTAGATTAAatgagtttgaaagttatgcAATGAAGCTAGTTGTAGGAAAAAAGGTGTCTGCTGATGTAATGGCTAAGAATTCAACCTTTAGTCTATGGTTAAAAGAATGGAGAGCattgaataacaaatttatcccctAA